A window of the Cannabis sativa cultivar Pink pepper isolate KNU-18-1 chromosome X, ASM2916894v1, whole genome shotgun sequence genome harbors these coding sequences:
- the LOC115702809 gene encoding ribonuclease 2: protein MACHLLSPVPPLLPHQRLCRGSNAPTEFTIHGLWPNYNDGTWPACCTKKSFDEKEVSTLLGALEKYWPTYGCFPYITCDGSNGSFWAHERSMGLVPLQLFGMNTITF, encoded by the exons ATGGCCTGCCACCTCCTGTCGCCAGTCCCGCCATTGCTGCCCCACCAACGCTTGTGCCGAGG CTCAAATGCTCCAACTGAGTTTACAATCC ATGGGTTGTGGCCAAACTACAATGATGGAACATGGCCTGCCTGCTGCACCAAGAAGAGTTTTGATGAGAAAGAG GTTTCAACATTACTTGGTGCTTTAGAGAAGTATTGGCCAACTTATGGTTGTTTTCCATATATCACCTGTGATGGCAGTAACGGATCATTTTGGGCTCATGAG AGAAGCATGGGACTTGTTCCTCTCCAGTTGTTTGGGATGAATACAATTACTTTTTGA